CCTGGTGCTCTATACCTTCAACAGGAAATATGAGTCTTTTGCCATAACAAGATTAGAGCGTCAGAACATTGATTATATCATCCAGCCGGTTGGCAACGATCGGTTGAATCTCTTCTTTGGTAAGAAGGAATGTCTGGATGCTATCCGCATGATTGTTACCAAACCGCTGTGCCAGCTTACGCCGGAAGAGGATTTCATCCTGGGTGCCATGCTGGGATATGATATCTGTGCCCAATGCGAACGCTATTGTGAGCGCAAGAAGAAAGTTTGCTAAGTTTTTTCTTTCATCCCTCGGAATATTATAATGTTAATAGCGAAAGAGCGTGATTGCCTCATTTGGCGATCACGCTCTTTTCATGTATAAGACAATTTTCGGAATAATTCCTTTTCCTTACTTTTTCATCATTTCCTCCACGGCTCTGATGAGCTGGGTGTCATGACCGGTGATGTAATCCTCTGGAGAGTTATACACCTCTACATGTGGATAAAGGGTGGTGTTCTCGCCGAAGGTGCCACGCATGTCGCGGCAACCTACCTGAGGAATACCGAATACCAGACTGCGGTCCATCAGCGTCTCCCACCATACGGCAGTCATTGTTCCAGCCACCGGCGTACCAATCAGCTTGCCGATGCCCAACTCCTTATATACCCATGGGAAACCATGACCGTTGCTGTAGTCGTCCTCGCAAATCAATACGCAGGAAGGCTTGGTCCACTTGTTGAATGGGTCCTTGCCCACCACCTTGCCGTGAGGCACAAAATCCTGATACTGCTTGCCGCTGAGCAGGGTGCAGAGGTCGTCGTGCAGCCAGCCGCCACCATTGTGACGCTCATCCACGATTACGGCATCCTTGTTGCGGTTCTTGTCGCTCAAGAGTTCGCTATATACGGTGCGGAAGCTCTCGCTGTTCATCGCCTTTACGTGAACATAGGCGATTCTGCCCTTTGATACACTGTCCACGATGGCACGGTTTCTATCTACCCAGCGTTTGTAGAGCAGCTCCTGCTGATTGCCCTGCGAAATCGCCTTGATGGTGAGAACGAAAGTCTTGCCCTTGGTGTTCTTGATGGTGAGGCGTACGTTCTTGCCGACCTTGCCATCGAGCAATGCGTTGTAATCCTCGCCCGCCTTGATAGCCTCGCCGTCAATCTTCTCGATGATGCAGCCGGCGGTAACCTCATTCTTCTTCACGGCGAAAGGACCACGCTTGATTACTTCCTGAATCTTCAGACCGTCGCCCTCGTAGTTAGGGTCGAAGAAGGCTCCGAGGGCTGCGGTAGAAAGCGATGCCGTGCCACCATAGTAGCGGCAACCCGTATGACTGGCGTTCAGTTCGCCCAGCATCTCGCTCAGCATCTCGGCAAAGTCGAAGTTGTTATTAATATAAGGTAAGAACTTCTCATACACCTTGCGATAGTATGCCCAGTCCACGCCCTGCATGTTAGGATCGTAGAACTTGTCGTCCACCTGGCGCCATATATGGTCAAAGAGATACTGGCGCTCCTCGGCTGGCTTGTAGTTGAACGGAGCCTCGAAGGCGATGTTCTTGGTAGCCCTGCTGCCCAGGTCTATCTTCTTGATGCTGCTGCCGTTGCAGAGGAAGAGGTTCTTGATGTCCTTGTCGGCAACGAAGCCGCCGCCACCGATACCCTTCATCATCAGGGTGGTGCTGCCTTCCTTCAGGTTGTGGCACCAGAGGTCGTAGCCACCTTCGAAGGCTGCCTGGTAATATATCTTCTCGCCTTTTGAGTCGAGGATGGCGTCACCCATGTTGGATGAGTTGACGGTGAGACGGACGATGCGGTCGCGGCAGTTGTCGAAGTCTAGCTCCAGCGGTTTTACTTTATCCACCTCTATCTTGCCAGTCTTCTCCTCCTTCTTCTTCTTTTCTTCCTTCTTCTTCTCCTCCTTCTCATCGGCATTCTTCTCCTTCAGGTCCTTGTTAGCCTCGGCAAGTTCCAGTTCCTCCTTGCTCATGCGGAAGCGGTCGTAGGCATCGAGGTCGAAGAACATGAGATAGGCATCGTTTTCTGCTCCCCATGAACCGTGACTGCGATATCCGGCACGGTCGCTCTCGAAGAGCATTGCCTTTCCGCCGAGCACCCACTTTCCGTTGCCGTCGCTGTAGCCGCTGTTGGTTACGTTATGCACCTCCTTGCCATCGGCCTTCACCACGGCTATGTCGGTGTTGTTCCAGCCGCCGGTGCCTATGTAGCTGCACATAATCCACTTGCTGTCTGGGCTCCATTCAAACCAGATGTCGCCATCGGCATAAGAAAAATTGTATTTGCCGTCGAGCACGGTGCGCACTTCCTTCGATTTCAGATTGATGATGCGGAGGGCGGCACGGTCTTCGTAGAAAGCCACTTCCTTGCCGTCAGGACTGTAGGCTGGATACTGCGAAGTAATGTTGGTCTTGGTAAGCTGCTCCTCTTCAATGTCGGTGCAGTAAGTAAAGTTCTTTTCCTTCTCGTTCTTGATCTTAGCCTGGAAAATCTGCCATACACCATTGCGCTCGGAGGCATAGACCAGACTTCTTCCATCTGGGGCAAAGCTCAGGTTGCGCTCCTGCTGAGGAGTATCGGTGATGCGCTTGGTGGTCTTGTATTCTGTAGATGTAACATATACATCGCCGTGCATCACGAAGGCTACTTCCTTGGCATCAGGAGAAAGGGCTATCTCGGTGGCTCCCCACGACTGCACCTGGCGGATGAGGCTTGGCTCCTCATTGTCGGTGGTGATGGAGATGCTGACCTTCTGAGGCTGTCCGCCTTCCTTTACGGTATAGATTTCGCCATCGAAGCCATAGCAGAGCAGGCCGCTATCAGAAGAGGTGAGGAATCGGATAGGATTCTTCTTTTCGTGGGTTATCTGGGTATCCTTTCCGCTGGCGATGTTGCGGCGATATACATTGAAGGAACCATCCTGCTCGCTCAGATAATAGAAGCTCTGGTTATCGGCTGCCCATACCGGGTTGCGGTCTTCGCCCTTGAAGGTGGTGAGCTTCTGGTATTTTCCGT
The Segatella copri DNA segment above includes these coding regions:
- a CDS encoding S41 family peptidase, producing MKKLFLSAALLAASLASQAQQGPLWMRYPAISPDGSTIAFAYKGDLYCVPAQGGEARQLTTHAAYDSQPIWSPDGKKIAFVSTREGSMDVYVISAKGGAPTRLTTHSGKETPIAFKDNDHVLFAANIMPTAQSNLFASNEFSQVYEVSTQGGRPKLYSVLPMENISINKNGQVLYHDKKGYEDAWRKHHTSPITRDIWMLDNGKYQKLTTFKGEDRNPVWAADNQSFYYLSEQDGSFNVYRRNIASGKDTQITHEKKNPIRFLTSSDSGLLCYGFDGEIYTVKEGGQPQKVSISITTDNEEPSLIRQVQSWGATEIALSPDAKEVAFVMHGDVYVTSTEYKTTKRITDTPQQERNLSFAPDGRSLVYASERNGVWQIFQAKIKNEKEKNFTYCTDIEEEQLTKTNITSQYPAYSPDGKEVAFYEDRAALRIINLKSKEVRTVLDGKYNFSYADGDIWFEWSPDSKWIMCSYIGTGGWNNTDIAVVKADGKEVHNVTNSGYSDGNGKWVLGGKAMLFESDRAGYRSHGSWGAENDAYLMFFDLDAYDRFRMSKEELELAEANKDLKEKNADEKEEKKKEEKKKKEEKTGKIEVDKVKPLELDFDNCRDRIVRLTVNSSNMGDAILDSKGEKIYYQAAFEGGYDLWCHNLKEGSTTLMMKGIGGGGFVADKDIKNLFLCNGSSIKKIDLGSRATKNIAFEAPFNYKPAEERQYLFDHIWRQVDDKFYDPNMQGVDWAYYRKVYEKFLPYINNNFDFAEMLSEMLGELNASHTGCRYYGGTASLSTAALGAFFDPNYEGDGLKIQEVIKRGPFAVKKNEVTAGCIIEKIDGEAIKAGEDYNALLDGKVGKNVRLTIKNTKGKTFVLTIKAISQGNQQELLYKRWVDRNRAIVDSVSKGRIAYVHVKAMNSESFRTVYSELLSDKNRNKDAVIVDERHNGGGWLHDDLCTLLSGKQYQDFVPHGKVVGKDPFNKWTKPSCVLICEDDYSNGHGFPWVYKELGIGKLIGTPVAGTMTAVWWETLMDRSLVFGIPQVGCRDMRGTFGENTTLYPHVEVYNSPEDYITGHDTQLIRAVEEMMKK
- a CDS encoding DUF2023 family protein — translated: MQQEIATPVDLKVLMNHIYEYKKGVRRLVLYTFNRKYESFAITRLERQNIDYIIQPVGNDRLNLFFGKKECLDAIRMIVTKPLCQLTPEEDFILGAMLGYDICAQCERYCERKKKVC